In Pangasianodon hypophthalmus isolate fPanHyp1 chromosome 1, fPanHyp1.pri, whole genome shotgun sequence, the genomic window CAACCTCTAAACCAGttttaattctgtattaattCTGTATGGAAATATGCTATTTTTGTCCACGTTCTGGGCTGCATCATAGAGGAAATGAGATGGTTTCATGTGTTTCAAGACAGACATACAAAGCAATGGCCTGTTGTCACTGACCACAGGAACAAAGACTGAGAATAGACACAGTGATGTCAACTCTCACCCACTTTTCACTGGAAAAAGACAGAGCCATGAAAAGCAAGATGCAGTTCTAAAATATGCTTAGGCATCAGCAAGGCCAAGCTCTCCATTCGTCACTCAGTCCATTTTGTGGCCTGACAGAGTGAGTCAGAGAATGAGCCACAGTTTGGAGTGTAAGGACGCGGCACAAGAAGACCTGAATGAGGACAGACAGTCAGTCCTACGCAACACATCATCctgaatgtgctgtttttttcacttAGTCACACCAAAATCTGTTATCACTTAGTGGttgcatgtatatatgtaaacaATAGGCTATGGTGCTTGACAGTGTTGGCTGTTTTCTGTGATACTGACTCAACCTGAGAAAAACCCAGAAAGTCAGTATGTATGCTTAGACATATTCTTCTGTAAACTCTGTACTTGATAACTCCTGACAATCAGGATTATGGACTAAAGACACTTATCAGCCTTCAAATCTGTGTATCCTCTTAAATAATCTCTAAATAATTCTCCTTTAATGATCCTGCTAACTTCATGTCATCAAATCAGAACTGTTCAAATAAAATCTTCTTTACAAATAATATGAggtcaaggggaaaaaaatgctgtgcTAAGCAGCTAAATGCAGAAGTAGGCTGAATTCCTGAAATACAGGAAAGCTATCATAACAGGACGTGATATTCACAAACCAGGACAGCTACCAGCCAGATTTTGCTAACACTGCTGTGCACTTTCATGTAACTAAATTTGTCATCTAGTGGTCAGATCTGTGAATTCATGTTCCCTTTAACTGCTTCACTACATCAACAGCCCTGTAATGGTGGGTTTATTGGTgcaaattataccacagtgttatCATCTTACTTAATGTCTATAATTGATCATGTTATGAAAAGGGCCATTCGGGTGCAACGTATatgaaatgcaaacaaattatCCAACTTATCCAAGTATCTAACCCTAGAATTATTAAAGCTCAGGCATTATCCCCAGGCTAAAGGTTTAGTCCAGAGGCTTTAGGACAAGCTGAGgaggttaaaaacaaaacagtgattaaCACTCGAATGTAACTGAAATCCCTTGTCCTGGAGACATACAAGCAACAGGGAGCAACAATGCATCATTTAGACACATGCTTAACTACATCACTCAACTTGGCCTCACTCCACCCTGcttcactcacactcactctctcacacacacaccgcgaaGGTCAAGTGGAACAGACAGCTTGTTTTTCAATCAGTGGGCTGTTAAATACTGTTCTGCAAAATTACAGACGAGAAAAAGATTAgtagggggggaaaaaaacactgggAGTGATCACATCTGCCTTACCGAAGTAGTCAGCCATAGGCTGGGCATCCATCTCCTTTTCCAGGCGTTCAGTTAGAGCTTCTAATTTTATTTCAGCTGCAGACGGCCCAGGCTCGGGCTGTATATGGAGAGTGTGGCATGGCAGTTTGAGCGCCTGAGGGGGGCTGTGGGCATCACTCCGAGCCGGCTCTGCAGTAGGGTTCGCCAAGGTGTCTGGAACAGTCGGGCTGCTATGGCCTCGAGTGTGGCACTGCGCTTGACCTATAGGCTGATGTGCTTCGGGTTGGCTCTGTGCTAGCGTGGACAGCTGGACAGCAGAGCACGTCCCAGTGCTTTGAGGAACCCCATTATGGTGTGGGTCTCCATAGGGTTTCTGAGGCATGGTGGGTTCGGTGTGTTGAGTAGGGCTCACATAAGGAGAGGACTTGTGGTGAGGGTCTGGTTCTCCGTGAGCACCTGTGGCTGATGGTGGGAACCAATCAGGCGTCCCAGTGGGTGTTAAAGTTTGGCATGGTGAGCTCTGACGAACAGGAGAAGTTGCTCCACGGTTCATGTTAGATCCAGGTGAGCTTGAACTTAGGCCAAGGGTGGGTGATGACGCCTGGTATTGAGGATTGTTCGTAGATGCCCAAGTGCCAGAAGGACTGGCAGGAAGAGGCATAGTTTGAGGATAAGAGTTTCCAGGTTCCAGGCGTGAGAGGTCTTTGTCATGATTGCTTCCATAGCTGAAAACTCTGGCATCATGTGGGCTGGCTGGATGATGCTTCTGTCCTTCATAGCATGTGTTTGGTCCTGAAAGAATGGGTGGCTTAGATGCAGCTTCATGTCTGGAGCTACTGATAGGTGGTCTGTCTTTGGTGTAAAACGTGCCATCTGTTATTTTGACATGTCCACCGTTTAGCCTTTCTGCCAGGTTGTTTCTCGCCATCTCTTCTTGATGCTTCTGCATGTGGATTTTGGTCATTTTGGAGGCGAACACCCTCCTGGTTTCCTCAAAGTCCGGGTTATTTCCTGCGTCCCTCCTCATGCGGAACAGTCCGTCCTTGGACGCCTCGTACATGTTCAGGTCTTCGATGAATTTGCTCGCTTCGAGCCCCAAATCTTCGTATTTATCCATGTTCAGGGATTCAAACCGCTACAGCGAATGTATACAAAGTAAAGTCAAAGTCTCCTAAAATATCTTCAGCTGTTCTGAGAGAAGAAGTCACTTCATTGTGTCCATGGTGAAAAGTGAAAACGCTAACTCACCAAAGTCTGAGGACTAACTGTACTGCTTATATCCACTCACTGCacgaaaaaagacagaaagacaaaaaccAGGCGAAAAGGGTGAAAGAGAATCCTCGTGAGAAGCGGTTAGGGAAGGAAGAGCCGAGTGTGAGTGGAGAGAGCTCAGTGTGAAGGCTGTGCAGTCGGAGTGACTGAGTCCAGTCCTGCGCTTCATCTGAACTGAAACCCACTCAGGATGCTGTCCGCTTTTCACCACAGGCAAGTGAGTGAGAGCAGCTCAGACCTCTTCCACACTCCCAGAGTCTCACTTCAGACTCCTGTGAGACTGAAGCCTGACTATAATCTCATCTAATTTTACTCCAGAACATTCCGCTTCTCATAAAACAcagcacacaatcacacacgaGCACTAAGCCCCAACACGCGCCTTCCAACTTTTTATACTGGATGGAGCCCACAACTCTCGCGCGCTTTGGTTTTTAGTTAAAGGCACAGTACACTGAAAACGTCAAGCGGTAGACAGTCAGCACGTGCGcgctcacacagacacacacacacacaagcactcacgcacacacacacacaccttcctgtccttgtgaggaccttccacttatataattattaatgcagttaattaatGCATTACTACATCTAAACCTAACCCCTAAAACACTGCACCCCTCCTCCCccccccacaaacacacacacacacacacacacacacacacacacacacacctaactgtccttgtgaggaccttccactgacataattattaatgcagttaattaatGCTCTActacacctaaccctaacccctaaaaCACtgccccccccccacccccaaatacacacacacacacacacacacacacacacacacacacacacacacctaactgtccttgtgaggaccttccactgacataattattaatgcagttaattaatGCTCTACTACACCTAACCCTACCCCTTAAAACACtgcccccccaaacacacacacacacacacacacacctaactgtccttgtgaggaccttccaatgacaattattaatgcagttaattaatGCTCTattacacctaaacctaacccctaaAGCTGAAGTTTTGTAACCCCcatcactcacaaacacacacacacacacacacacacaaatgaattaatgaataatgttCGTTTAGCCTGTTTTTtatgtaatgcatttttataacAGATTAATAGTCACATTCATTTATATACGGCATTAattcttttttaacattattattcgGATCCCATTTCAACCCCTTTAGGCATTTATGTTATGTACACTTTAGACTGTCTTTAACCCCAAAATCATTTGATCGGTACGTGGTTCCTTTTCGttttgtaaaaatatcttgCCCTCCACTGTAGATGGGCAGTGATACTCTCTACCTCATCTATTTAAAATGGACACTGTACATTAAGTTTAGCTACTAGCCTGCactaaaaaatacaatatgcatgcagtttgaacttttttttctatgagCATAGTGATGATTTGGTTCTAAACACACTATTgatattataaaacaaaacccTTCTAAGGGGAAAAGGTGCTGTGAAGAATTTGATCATGAACCCACATACTTAAACTAAAACAACCAAATCCACTGAAGTTGGGAATATGTTGTGATGCAATACTTAGATGTATACTTAAGACACAGTAACACATTTCACTTGTTCAGTGCCCTTTTCTAGCAGTTAGTGAGCCAGCAGTCTGTTTTCTTATTATGCCTTCTCATTGAGCAATAAAGTATCAGTGTAGGCGGCGTGCAACAGCCAAATAACCCAACATAGATGTGACTCCATCAAAATAATCcttgcgtttttttttcccccacacccAGCTGTGGGAAAAGACTAGCCATGACATAGTGACTGAGTAAAATGGCCCTGCCTTGTCCTTTATCCCAGTAGCCTGAAAACTCTGTTATAAAGACTTCAAGGAAGCCTACAGACTATGAATCACGCAGCTATGCACACTGTGCCTGAAATGTTTCAAAACTACTGAGTGGATATAATGATACCTTACAGCTATTGGTTGTATAACTCACAACAACTTTAAGGTTTTATAGAACGTGGTTCATGATCAAGCTAAATGCAGTAAATTATAAGAAAGGCTACTAAGGTTACATATCTCACTTCAAAACCACCACACAAGAGAAAAAGTCCAGGAAAAGCCCGAATTTGTGCTCTGTAAATGAAAAGAATTGATAGAAATACAAGCAAAACAGTGGAAGACTGCGTGAGTAGGAGAGGCAGGTGGCAAATAACAGCTTCAGTCCACGTGTCCCTGGTTTCACCCCAGCCCCGTGTGCCGTgtgtgagaaaacacacaccgCTCCAGCTGCGAGCCACACATTCCACCACAGCTACACTATCTGCTGAGTGAAGGAGTGGAATGCTCGTCCGTGGTAAAAACACACTCTAGAGTGGCCCAATACACTAATGGATACACCAGACCAAACAATTATAAACTCAGTGATCCCCTTCAGACTGAGC contains:
- the limd1a gene encoding LIM domain-containing protein 1, coding for MDKYEDLGLEASKFIEDLNMYEASKDGLFRMRRDAGNNPDFEETRRVFASKMTKIHMQKHQEEMARNNLAERLNGGHVKITDGTFYTKDRPPISSSRHEAASKPPILSGPNTCYEGQKHHPASPHDARVFSYGSNHDKDLSRLEPGNSYPQTMPLPASPSGTWASTNNPQYQASSPTLGLSSSSPGSNMNRGATSPVRQSSPCQTLTPTGTPDWFPPSATGAHGEPDPHHKSSPYVSPTQHTEPTMPQKPYGDPHHNGVPQSTGTCSAVQLSTLAQSQPEAHQPIGQAQCHTRGHSSPTVPDTLANPTAEPARSDAHSPPQALKLPCHTLHIQPEPGPSAAEIKLEALTERLEKEMDAQPMADYFGSCVKCSKAVYGASQACQAMGSLYHDSCFTCSACSRKLRGKAFYYVSGKVFCEEDFLYSGFQQSADKCSVCGHLIMDMILQALGKSYHPGCFRCVICNESLDGVPFTVDTENKIYCVKDYHRVLAPKCAACSQPILPPEGSDETIRVVSMDKDYHVECYHCEDCKMELNDEEGHRCYPLDSHLLCHTCHLKHIESSCLSV